One window of Cupriavidus oxalaticus genomic DNA carries:
- a CDS encoding glycosyltransferase family 2 protein, producing the protein MPQHATPLPAPAPGADAAHRSHLVLIPSYNPGTRLHGTLQAARAAWAPVWVVVDGSTDGSERWLRAEAATDPALRVLTLPTNQGKGAAVLHGIEAAAAEGFTHVLVMDSDGQHPAHLIAEFMALSQREPDAMVLGRPVFDASAPRERVYWRRMSNFWADVETLWAGIGDSLYGFRVYPIAPLRAVMRETRWMRRFDFDPEAAVRLCWRGVRPINVAAPVRYFARGEGGVSHFRYLRDNLLLTGMHLRLLAGCAVRLPVLLWRRLRLAGKAAPRHLR; encoded by the coding sequence ATGCCCCAGCATGCCACGCCACTCCCTGCGCCCGCGCCGGGCGCCGACGCAGCGCACCGTTCCCACCTGGTGCTGATCCCCAGCTACAACCCCGGCACCCGCCTGCACGGCACGCTGCAGGCGGCGCGCGCGGCGTGGGCGCCGGTATGGGTCGTGGTCGACGGCAGTACCGATGGCAGCGAACGCTGGCTGCGGGCCGAAGCCGCCACCGACCCGGCGCTGCGCGTGCTGACGCTGCCCACCAACCAGGGCAAGGGCGCTGCTGTGCTGCACGGCATCGAAGCCGCGGCGGCCGAGGGCTTCACCCATGTGCTGGTCATGGATTCGGACGGCCAGCATCCGGCCCACCTGATTGCGGAGTTCATGGCCCTGTCGCAGCGCGAGCCGGACGCGATGGTGCTGGGCCGGCCGGTTTTCGACGCCAGCGCGCCCCGCGAACGGGTCTACTGGCGGCGCATGTCCAATTTCTGGGCCGATGTCGAGACCCTCTGGGCCGGGATCGGCGATTCCCTCTATGGCTTCCGCGTCTACCCGATCGCGCCGCTGCGCGCGGTGATGCGCGAGACGCGCTGGATGCGGCGCTTCGATTTCGATCCCGAAGCGGCGGTCCGCCTGTGCTGGCGCGGTGTGCGCCCTATCAATGTGGCGGCACCGGTGCGCTACTTTGCACGGGGCGAAGGCGGTGTCTCGCACTTCCGCTACCTGCGTGACAACCTGCTGCTGACCGGGATGCACCTGCGGCTGCTGGCGGGTTGCGCGGTGCGGCTGCCGGTGCTGCTGTGGCGGCGCTTGCGCCTTGCCGGCAAGGCGGCGCCCCGGCATCTGCGCTGA
- a CDS encoding phosphopantetheine-binding protein, translating to MTELETELARLIIDELDIADLRLEEVTADTPLYGEGFGLDSIDILEIALLVSRKYGVELRSDNPDNKTIFASLGSLAGYVAAQRAS from the coding sequence ATGACCGAACTTGAAACCGAACTCGCCCGCCTGATCATCGACGAACTCGACATCGCAGACCTGCGACTGGAAGAGGTCACCGCCGACACGCCGCTGTACGGCGAAGGCTTCGGGCTGGACTCCATCGACATCCTGGAGATTGCCCTGCTGGTGTCGCGCAAGTACGGGGTCGAACTGCGTTCGGACAACCCCGACAACAAGACCATTTTCGCGTCGCTCGGCAGCCTTGCCGGCTACGTCGCGGCGCAGCGCGCCAGCTAA
- a CDS encoding acyl carrier protein — translation MMSSSQSSSLPARARPVQDARVESASTPHASAIGGGRGWLVGVAGFVIYECALHYAAHRPGAEVVALLLGILPFLALGFLAVLRTAGRKPALFALVAACVALWLWRVPLSHHFGWTYLLQHAGVNVALGVMFGLTLRDGHTPLCAQIATALHGELTPAHARYARRVTQAWTLFFAAVAGASTLLFVLAPVAAWSNFANLATPLLIAAMFAAEAACRRIAFPGMRHGGLLDAVHGYRAVMAARAARAARAVTPAATAMPR, via the coding sequence ATGATGTCCTCGAGCCAATCGTCTTCCCTCCCCGCCCGTGCCCGGCCCGTCCAGGACGCACGGGTCGAATCCGCGAGTACGCCGCACGCCTCGGCCATCGGCGGCGGCCGTGGATGGCTCGTCGGGGTCGCCGGGTTCGTGATCTATGAATGCGCGCTGCATTATGCCGCGCATCGGCCGGGAGCAGAAGTCGTCGCATTGCTCCTGGGGATCCTCCCGTTCCTGGCGCTCGGTTTCCTGGCCGTGCTGCGCACCGCCGGACGCAAGCCGGCACTGTTCGCACTGGTCGCGGCATGCGTGGCGCTCTGGCTCTGGCGAGTGCCGCTGTCGCACCATTTTGGCTGGACATACCTGTTGCAGCACGCCGGCGTCAACGTGGCGCTTGGCGTGATGTTCGGCCTGACCTTGCGCGACGGCCACACCCCGCTGTGCGCACAGATCGCCACGGCCCTCCATGGCGAGCTGACGCCGGCGCACGCCCGCTATGCGCGGCGCGTGACGCAGGCCTGGACCCTGTTCTTCGCGGCCGTGGCCGGCGCCTCCACGCTGCTGTTCGTGCTGGCTCCAGTGGCGGCGTGGTCGAACTTCGCCAACCTCGCCACCCCTTTGCTGATCGCCGCGATGTTCGCTGCCGAAGCGGCATGCCGCCGCATCGCCTTCCCTGGCATGCGCCACGGAGGCCTGCTCGATGCGGTGCACGGTTACCGCGCCGTGATGGCTGCCCGGGCAGCCCGGGCCGCGCGCGCAGTGACGCCGGCCGCCACCGCCATGCCGCGCTGA